The Oncorhynchus nerka isolate Pitt River linkage group LG24, Oner_Uvic_2.0, whole genome shotgun sequence genome has a window encoding:
- the LOC115107380 gene encoding protein FAM43A-like — MLPWKKNKFDLIDEDKQSKQKGYAVSLNYSALTSFAKSCPESALNRVGSMFKSKRKKVKITSEDPTYTVLYLGNATTIQSKGEGCTDVAVSKIWGKSEMGKNGTKMKLTISSQGIRMVHVDDKARRPGHLYLLHRITYCVADPRLHKIFAWIYRHEMKHKAVMLRCHAVLVSKPEKAKAMALLLYQTSATALAEFKRLKRRDDARHQQQQLIGEQTIPLVPLRKLLNGQCYYKPPVERSRSAPKLGSITEDLIGEEEEEKAMLFECEDILDTNDDCVGNGKQELSQIISDLGEMSIGNDVQTLKADFRVTRLLSGESTGSESSIESNQEPISVSNGFEGGRCRK, encoded by the coding sequence ATGCTGCCTTGGAAGAAGAACAAGTTCGACCTGATAGATGAAGATAAACAGTCGAAGCAGAAGGGTTATGCCGTGAGTTTGAACTACTCTGCGCTGACCTCCTTTGCCAAGTCTTGTCCGGAGAGTGCTTTGAACAGGGTTGGAAGCATGTTCAAGTCAAAAAGGAAAAAGGTAAAAATTACCAGCGAAGACCCCACATACACGGTCCTCTACCTGGGCAATGCCACCACCATCCAGTCGAAAGGAGAAGGCTGTACGGACGTGGCTGTGAGCAAGATTTGGGGCAAGAGCGAAATGGGCAAAAATGGCACGAAGATGAAACTGACCATCAGCTCGCAGGGAATCCGGATGGTGCATGTGGACGACAAGGCGAGGAGACCGGGACATTTGTATTTATTGCACCGGATAACCTATTGCGTTGCCGACCCAAGATTACACAAAATTTTCGCTTGGATATACAGACATGAGATGAAGCACAAGGCAGTGATGCTGCGGTGCCATGCGGTGCTGGTGTCCAAGCCGGAGAAGGCAAAGGCCATGGCACTGCTTTTGTACCAGACCTCGGCAACAGCGCTTGCTGAATTTAAAAGACTCAAAAGGAGGGACGATGCAAGGCACCAGCAACAGCAGCTGATAGGGGAACAAACCATACCCCTTGTGCCCCTCAGGAAGCTTCTAAACGGACAGTGTTATTACAAACCCCCGGTGGAGCGCAGCAGGAGCGCACCCAAATTGGGCTCTATCACAGAGGACTTGatcggagaggaggaggaggagaaagcgaTGCTCTTTGAGTGTGAGGACATTCTAGACACGAATGACGATTGTGTGGGCAATGGTAAACAGGAGCTGTCTCAGATTATCAGTGACCTTGGAGAGATGAGCATTGGAAACGACGTACAAACACTAAAAGCGGACTTTAGGGTTACCCGACTCCTCTCCGGGGAGAGCACGGGCAGCGAATCGTCAATAGAAAGCAACCAGGAGCCAATTTCGGTCTCTAACGGATTCGAGGGGGGAAGATGCAGGAAATAA